One window of Flavobacterium dauae genomic DNA carries:
- a CDS encoding AAA family ATPase, with protein sequence MASTTPNKKEIVDFLWEWAANSNWEKLLVQKIIHTESNLSPDDRAEIFKYFLQAIGLISDLPVLSIDRPSYSPSEKQVELASLSDVTGVNKLATGQVVNFSPNITVIYGENGTGKTGYGRILKALGFSYDRGNKIYSNIFGESEPQTAKIKFKSNGDENTFVWNGTNKNAELESISVFNNNCVQISLDGSRHLIVSPIGFHLFNLVSAELGELERLYKTKRSEYPIDINWLDNLNTGTPQQQFISTLSKDANEETLDKIAVFSAEHDKELKAAETGLSQLNKSLLQNEIGALNSQIGELTVIINKIGNLESVLNDAAWKQLIVINKNISELEKTTQKGISEIAKDKGVEFYESDEFKTFLNAAEAYIKKINKPEYPQEKDVCVYCQQPLEDGAKELLNNYRKLLNDTTEEKLTKQKSDKALLISRVREIEASFKLNYPSFGTDEEGNLLQPTVFEQFSKQATALKNTFIKDEVAETSVFDLKYEVFRKFVNDKKDALEAELKSKTDSFNNIETKEKELKKKIAELKDRKFLFGKQDEVRKIIANHKVIHVLNKHANAFNTSSVSRKTSQAREELISQNFNDVFQQELKALRKSGLPIDLSFGTDRGNTKLSHQINSHQLLEILSEGEQKSIALAEFLTELQLDNIKAPIIFDDPVNSLDHKIIDAVGKRLILLSKDRQVIIFTHSILFLNSLIQQSELPTNKQAGIDFNFISVKSNFGITGIVDEVEEINSYTHYTKKLAKVLETKPNGQDEAKLAAEGYGHLRSAIEVSVESDILQKTIKRYSKGVAFPSLLRVQGDKIDQYKGSLNDIYEKCCTSIDGHSCPEEVPSTPTIEELKADFDTFKEIRKKFTN encoded by the coding sequence ATGGCATCAACCACACCTAATAAAAAAGAAATTGTTGACTTTCTCTGGGAATGGGCAGCAAATTCGAATTGGGAAAAACTTTTGGTGCAAAAGATTATCCATACAGAAAGTAATTTATCTCCTGACGATAGAGCCGAAATTTTCAAATATTTTTTGCAAGCTATCGGTTTAATAAGCGACTTGCCCGTATTGTCGATAGATAGGCCCAGCTATTCTCCAAGTGAAAAGCAAGTAGAACTTGCTTCGCTTTCTGATGTTACCGGAGTAAATAAACTTGCAACAGGTCAAGTTGTGAATTTCAGCCCGAACATAACCGTTATTTATGGTGAAAATGGAACGGGAAAAACAGGCTACGGTCGAATTTTAAAGGCACTTGGATTTAGTTATGACCGAGGCAATAAAATCTATTCCAATATTTTTGGAGAATCAGAGCCGCAAACCGCAAAGATAAAGTTCAAATCTAATGGGGATGAGAATACCTTCGTCTGGAACGGTACGAATAAAAACGCAGAATTAGAAAGCATTTCGGTTTTCAATAACAACTGTGTTCAGATTAGCCTTGACGGAAGTAGGCATCTTATCGTTTCCCCGATAGGCTTTCATTTATTCAATTTGGTTTCTGCTGAGTTAGGCGAATTGGAGCGGCTTTATAAAACGAAAAGAAGTGAATATCCAATCGACATTAACTGGTTGGATAATCTAAATACGGGAACGCCACAGCAACAATTCATCAGCACGCTTTCTAAAGATGCGAATGAGGAAACGTTAGATAAGATTGCGGTTTTTAGTGCAGAACACGACAAGGAGTTGAAAGCAGCAGAAACAGGGCTTTCGCAACTTAATAAATCACTGCTTCAAAATGAAATAGGTGCGCTCAATTCACAAATTGGTGAACTGACCGTCATCATTAACAAAATTGGTAATCTGGAATCAGTGCTCAACGATGCAGCTTGGAAACAGTTAATAGTTATCAATAAAAATATTTCGGAATTAGAGAAAACCACCCAAAAAGGAATCTCTGAAATTGCTAAGGATAAAGGTGTTGAGTTCTACGAATCAGACGAATTTAAAACCTTTTTAAATGCCGCTGAAGCCTACATCAAGAAGATTAATAAGCCAGAGTATCCGCAAGAGAAAGATGTTTGCGTCTATTGTCAGCAGCCCCTTGAGGATGGAGCCAAAGAGCTACTAAACAACTACAGAAAGTTGTTAAATGACACAACTGAAGAAAAGCTTACCAAACAGAAAAGCGATAAAGCGTTGCTAATAAGTAGAGTTAGAGAAATTGAGGCTTCGTTCAAGCTAAATTATCCAAGTTTTGGTACAGATGAGGAAGGAAACTTACTTCAACCTACTGTATTTGAACAGTTCAGTAAACAGGCAACCGCTTTAAAAAATACATTTATAAAAGACGAAGTAGCGGAAACTTCAGTATTTGACTTGAAATATGAGGTGTTTAGAAAATTTGTCAATGATAAAAAAGACGCTTTAGAGGCTGAACTTAAATCAAAAACGGACTCCTTTAACAATATAGAGACGAAGGAAAAGGAGCTTAAAAAGAAAATAGCGGAATTAAAAGACCGGAAATTCCTTTTTGGTAAGCAGGATGAAGTACGGAAAATTATTGCCAACCACAAAGTAATTCATGTTCTCAATAAACACGCTAACGCATTTAATACAAGCTCTGTTAGCAGAAAGACCTCGCAGGCCAGAGAAGAGTTGATAAGTCAAAACTTCAACGATGTTTTTCAACAGGAATTAAAAGCACTGAGAAAATCCGGATTACCAATTGATTTAAGCTTCGGAACAGACCGGGGCAATACAAAGCTTAGCCACCAGATAAACAGCCACCAGTTATTGGAAATTTTGAGCGAAGGAGAACAAAAGTCTATTGCATTGGCTGAATTTCTCACAGAGCTGCAGCTGGATAATATTAAGGCGCCTATCATTTTCGATGACCCGGTCAACAGCCTCGACCACAAAATAATTGATGCAGTTGGTAAACGACTAATCCTCTTATCCAAAGATAGGCAGGTCATTATTTTCACCCACAGTATTTTGTTTTTGAACAGCTTGATCCAGCAATCTGAATTACCAACAAATAAACAGGCAGGAATAGATTTCAATTTTATTAGCGTGAAATCAAATTTTGGCATTACGGGAATTGTGGACGAAGTTGAAGAGATTAATTCATATACCCATTATACTAAGAAATTGGCCAAGGTACTGGAGACAAAACCAAACGGACAAGATGAAGCAAAGCTTGCAGCAGAAGGCTATGGTCATCTTCGCTCGGCAATTGAAGTTTCTGTGGAGTCAGATATTCTCCAGAAAACAATCAAAAGATACAGTAAAGGCGTGGCATTTCCTTCCTTGTTAAGGGTTCAGGGTGATAAAATTGATCAATATAAGGGAAGTCTGAATGACATATACGAAAAATGCTGTACTTCTATTGACGGTCACAGTTGTCCCGAAGAAGTTCCATCTACGCCGACCATTGAAGAGCTAAAGGCAGATTTTGATACCTTCAAAGAAATAAGAAAGAAATTCACAAATTAG